In the Victivallis sp. Marseille-Q1083 genome, one interval contains:
- a CDS encoding GspE/PulE family protein, producing MAKDNDFIIELLTEYGLLSQEQLNQARQYSAQSKNNLSVVDAIKELGFVSEHDLTALLAQQYGMEMLDLDHYEIPDEVLAALTPDIVSTYNVIPVMKTDESLTVAMSDPTDMGTIDALRYLLGCDVEAVIAPEAQITRIIERHYRTISETVKKFMGELAEEEGIIHFDAASEDENDETAIIRLVTLIITEAYKMHASDIHLEPMEKSYRIRYRIDGVLREVEAPPKYWQPNLTSRVKIMARLDITEKRIPQDGRIQMSVGDRDIDLRVSSVPTTHGESIVMRILDKASIQLDIPKLGFYADDLELVNRIISFPDGIFLVTGPTGSGKTTSLYAFLNTINTTARKIITVEDPVEYLLPGINQVQVDRHVNMTFAAALRAMLRQAPNIIMVGEIRDLETAEIAINAALTGHLVFSTLHTNDAPTAITRLVDMGVAPFLVASSLRAVMAQRLLRRACKNCLAPHKPTPMEARLLGLSPEYLATRQFYKGTGCERCSHTGYKGRIGIYEIFTVTDDIAALIFKNSSTSTIRDAARRNGMRTLRDDALRKAEAGTSTLEEVIRVTMMDAE from the coding sequence GTGGCCAAAGATAATGATTTTATCATTGAGTTGCTGACCGAATATGGCTTGCTGTCTCAGGAACAGTTGAACCAGGCGCGCCAGTATTCTGCGCAAAGCAAAAACAATCTCAGCGTCGTCGACGCCATCAAAGAGCTGGGATTCGTTTCCGAACACGATTTGACTGCGCTGCTGGCGCAGCAATACGGCATGGAAATGCTCGACCTGGACCACTACGAAATCCCGGACGAGGTGCTCGCCGCGTTGACTCCGGATATCGTCAGCACCTACAATGTCATTCCGGTGATGAAAACCGATGAAAGCCTGACGGTGGCGATGAGCGATCCGACCGATATGGGGACGATCGACGCGTTGCGTTACCTGCTCGGCTGCGACGTCGAAGCGGTCATCGCGCCGGAAGCCCAGATTACCCGGATCATCGAACGGCACTATCGGACCATCTCCGAAACGGTCAAGAAATTCATGGGCGAACTGGCCGAAGAGGAAGGCATCATCCACTTCGATGCCGCCAGCGAAGACGAGAACGATGAAACCGCCATCATCCGGCTGGTGACGTTGATCATCACCGAAGCCTACAAGATGCACGCCAGCGATATTCACCTCGAGCCGATGGAGAAATCCTACCGTATCCGTTACCGCATCGACGGAGTGCTCCGGGAAGTGGAGGCGCCGCCCAAATACTGGCAGCCGAATCTGACCAGCCGGGTAAAAATCATGGCCCGGCTGGACATCACGGAAAAACGCATTCCGCAGGACGGCCGTATTCAGATGTCCGTCGGCGACCGCGACATCGACCTGCGTGTTTCCAGCGTGCCGACCACTCACGGCGAAAGTATCGTCATGCGTATTCTGGACAAGGCCAGCATCCAGTTGGATATTCCGAAGCTCGGTTTTTATGCCGACGACCTGGAACTGGTCAACCGCATCATCTCTTTCCCGGACGGCATTTTCCTGGTCACCGGGCCGACCGGTTCCGGCAAGACGACGTCGCTTTACGCTTTTCTGAACACCATCAATACGACCGCGCGCAAAATCATCACCGTCGAAGACCCGGTCGAATATCTGTTGCCCGGCATCAACCAGGTGCAGGTCGACCGCCATGTCAACATGACCTTCGCCGCCGCGCTGCGGGCCATGCTGCGTCAGGCGCCGAACATCATCATGGTCGGTGAAATCCGCGACTTGGAAACGGCCGAAATCGCCATCAACGCCGCGTTGACCGGCCACCTGGTGTTCAGCACCCTGCATACCAATGACGCCCCGACCGCCATCACCCGTCTGGTCGATATGGGCGTCGCGCCGTTTCTGGTCGCTTCTTCGCTGCGGGCGGTCATGGCGCAACGGCTGCTGCGGCGCGCCTGCAAGAATTGTCTGGCGCCACACAAACCGACGCCGATGGAAGCACGGCTGCTCGGACTTTCGCCGGAATATCTGGCCACCCGCCAATTCTACAAGGGCACCGGTTGCGAACGCTGCAGCCATACCGGTTACAAAGGCCGGATCGGCATTTATGAAATTTTTACCGTGACCGACGACATCGCAGCATTGATCTTCAAAAACTCTTCCACGTCCACCATCCGCGACGCGGCGCGGCGCAACGGCATGCGGACGCTGCGCGACGACGCGCTGCGCAAAGCGGAGGCGGGCACTTCAACACTCGAAGAGGTAATCCGGGTCACCATGATGGACGCGGAATAA
- a CDS encoding GspE/PulE family protein: protein MLDSENLALRDILLTEGGCTEEQLRDVEEEHDRSGTPFTEVIVNYGLLTKKQILQLMANNLGSEVVDLEDIPIPPEIIAKVDPELARSYGVIPVSFDGEILRVAMRSPLNFLQHDDLRFILNCDITPLVADPDQIDSQLEKYYPADMSTVREVIDEMSQDIKEVNLDDVIDLEHTANEAPIIRFVDMVLRQAIKDKASDIHFEPFENDFRIRYRVDGALYELPPPPKALAMPIISRVKIMSGLNISERRIPQDGRIQLKVGGKPVDLRVSCLPITHGESVVLRVLDRSVVNLDLDVLGLDAQVLEKLRELIHLPNGILLVTGPTGSGKTTTLYSALKEINVIGDKLLTAEDPVEYDIEGIIQVPINEAVGMTFHKALRAFLRQDPDRILVGEIRDFETAQTAIEASLTGHFVFSTLHTNDSAGTITRLVDMGIEPFLICSSLVGVLAQRLIRRVCYNCKTSYTPSDEELQRLDLDRTELGDRKFYYGRGCPVCNNTGYKGRKAITELLVITQPIIDLILSNAPTSAIQEKGCQQGMHTIREDGLKAIFNGETTVDEVLRYT from the coding sequence ATGCTCGACAGTGAAAACCTAGCTTTGCGTGATATTCTGCTGACGGAAGGCGGCTGTACCGAAGAACAGTTGCGCGATGTGGAAGAGGAACACGATCGTTCCGGAACGCCGTTTACCGAGGTCATCGTCAACTACGGTTTGCTGACGAAAAAGCAGATTTTACAGTTGATGGCCAACAATCTCGGCAGTGAAGTCGTCGATTTGGAAGACATTCCGATACCGCCGGAGATCATCGCCAAAGTCGATCCCGAACTGGCGCGCTCCTACGGCGTCATTCCGGTCAGCTTCGACGGCGAAATCCTGAGGGTGGCAATGCGCAGTCCGCTGAATTTTCTGCAACACGACGATTTGCGTTTCATTCTCAACTGCGACATCACGCCGCTGGTGGCCGATCCCGATCAGATCGACAGCCAGTTGGAAAAATATTATCCGGCCGACATGAGCACGGTGCGCGAAGTGATCGACGAAATGAGCCAGGACATCAAGGAGGTCAATCTCGATGACGTCATCGACCTGGAGCATACCGCCAATGAAGCGCCGATCATCCGGTTCGTCGACATGGTGCTGCGCCAGGCGATCAAGGACAAGGCGTCCGACATCCATTTCGAACCGTTCGAAAATGATTTCCGCATCCGCTACCGGGTGGACGGCGCACTCTATGAACTGCCGCCGCCGCCCAAGGCGCTGGCGATGCCGATCATCAGCCGCGTCAAGATCATGTCCGGTTTGAACATTTCCGAACGCCGTATCCCGCAGGACGGCCGCATCCAGCTCAAAGTCGGCGGCAAACCGGTCGATCTGCGCGTTTCCTGCCTGCCGATCACCCACGGCGAATCGGTGGTGCTCCGCGTGCTGGACCGGTCGGTGGTCAATCTGGATTTGGACGTGCTGGGACTCGATGCGCAGGTGCTGGAAAAATTGCGGGAGCTGATCCATCTGCCGAACGGCATCCTGCTGGTCACCGGGCCGACCGGTTCCGGCAAGACGACGACGCTTTATTCCGCGCTGAAGGAAATCAACGTGATCGGCGACAAACTGCTGACGGCCGAGGACCCGGTCGAATACGATATCGAAGGCATTATCCAGGTGCCGATCAACGAGGCGGTCGGCATGACTTTCCACAAGGCTCTGCGGGCGTTCCTGCGCCAGGACCCGGACCGGATTCTGGTCGGGGAAATCCGTGACTTCGAAACCGCCCAGACCGCGATCGAGGCATCGCTGACCGGGCACTTCGTGTTCAGTACCCTGCACACCAACGACTCGGCCGGGACCATCACCCGTCTGGTCGATATGGGAATTGAACCGTTCCTGATCTGTTCTTCGCTGGTCGGCGTGCTGGCTCAGCGGCTGATCCGCCGGGTCTGCTACAATTGCAAAACCAGCTACACGCCCAGTGACGAAGAACTGCAGCGGCTGGACCTGGACCGGACGGAGCTCGGCGACCGCAAATTCTATTACGGACGCGGCTGCCCGGTTTGCAACAACACCGGCTATAAGGGCCGGAAAGCGATTACCGAGCTGCTGGTGATCACCCAGCCGATCATCGATTTGATTTTAAGCAATGCGCCAACCTCGGCAATCCAGGAAAAAGGTTGCCAGCAGGGCATGCATACGATTCGGGAAGACGGTTTGAAGGCCATCTTCAACGGCGAAACGACGGTGGAT